The following DNA comes from Thermoleophilia bacterium.
CGTGGTCATGCTGATCCCGAACTGGTTCGGTGAGGAGGGCTCCACGGCGGCACCGGAGATCGACCGGCTCCTTGACGTCACGATCATCCTTTCTTCCTACATCTTCGCTGGTGTCTGCGTTGCCCTCGGATACGCCCTGATCAAGTGGAGAGTCAAGCCGGGCGACGAAAGCGACGGACTTCCGATTCACGGCAACACCAAGCTCGAAATCATCTGGACGATGATTCCGCTGGTAATCGTCCTGGGACTCGGCGCTTACAGCTGGATCGTGCTCGATGACATCGAAGCCAAGGACAACGACGCGCAGATCATCAACGTCTACTCGCAGCAGTTCGCCTGGACCTTCGGTTACCCGGAGGAGGGCAACAAGTGGTCCGAAGGCGAACTCCACGTGCCGGTCGACCGCCAGGCCATCTTCAAACTCAACGCGCAGGACGTCCTCCACTCATTCTGGGTCCCTGAATGGCGGATCAAGAAGGACAACGTGCCCGGGATCACGACCGAAGCGGTCGTCACCCCGGACAAGATCGGCCACTACCAGATCGTCTGCACCGAGCTTTGCGGCTTCGGCCACGCAACCATGCGGGCCCTCGTCGTGGTCGAGAGCGAGGCGGATTTCGCCAAGTGGGTCAAGGGGCTCAGCCAGGAAGTTCCGCAGACGCTCGAGCTCACCGCCGACCAGGCGCTCAAAGTCGAGCAGGAGGCGCAGGCCAAAGAGGGCGGCATCGGTGGCAGCGGCGTTGACGAAACCGGGAAGGACAACGTCGATCAGTCATGATGAGGATTAGCTAATGGCCATGGCAATCAGACAACCCGGCTGGTACCGCGGTGCGATCGGCACCCTCCTCGGAGCGGCCTTCGGATTCTTCCTGGTGATCGGTCTGCGGGCCCTCATGGGCCTCGACATCTACCAGACCGAACAGACCGGTTACCCGCACATCGTGGTGCCGCTGATCACCGCTCCGTTCGGCTTCCTCTTTGGTCTCGGGGCCTTCGACTACTGGTTCCGCTGGGCGGCCGGCAAGCCGACCATTCCCGAGGACCACTCGGGTCACGGCGCCACGAAGTGGCAGGACTACTTCAAGTTCAACACCGACCACAAGGTCATCGGCACCCAGTACGTCGTGACCACGATGTTCTTCTTCCTGATCGGCGGCCTGCTGGCCCTGATGATGCGGGCCGAACTGGCTCAGCCGGGCAGCCAGATCGTCGCCGCCAACACGTTCAACGGCCTGTTCTCGACCCACGCCGTGATCATGATCTTCCTGTTCGTCATCCCGGTCTTCGCCGGACTGGCCAACTACGTGCTGCCGCTGATGATCGGCGCGCCGGACATGGCCTTCCCGAGGCTGAACGCGCTCAGCTTCTGGCTGCTGCCGATCGCCGGCGTCATCTTCATCAGCAGCTTCCTGGCGCCGGGTGGTGCTTTCGACGCCGGCTGGACCGGTTACGCGCCGTTATCCACGGGCGCCCCCCTCGGGCAATCGTTCTTCAACATCGGCGTGCAGTTCGCCGGTGCGTCGTCGATCGCGACGGCGCTCAACTTCCTGGTAACGATCATCACCATGCGTGCGCCCGGAATGAACCTCTGGCGCATGCCGTTGCTGGTCTGGGCCAACATGTCGACTTCGCTCCTGGTCGTCGGTGCCACCCCGTTCATCGCCGGCGCCCAGTTCATGGTGCTCTTGGACCGGGTCCTCGGCATGAACTTCTTCGAGTTCCTCGAGGGGGGTGATGTCCTCAGCTACCAGCACATCTTCTGGTTCTACTCTCACCCTGCGGTCTACATCATGATGTTACCCGGGTTCGGAATCGTCTCCGAGATCATTTCGACCCATGCCCGAAAGCCGGTATTCGGCTATCGATTGATGGCGCTCGCGCTGATCGGGATCGTCGTCCTCAGTTACTCGGTCTGGGCTCATCACATGTTCGTGGCCGGCATGTTCGACTGGCTGCGCGTGCCGATCATGATCACGACCATGCTGATCGCGGTGCCGACCGGCATCAAGATCTTCTCCTGGCTGGGCACGCTGTTCTACGGCAAGATCCACGTCTATTCGACGGCAATGCTCTTCGCGCTGGCTTTCATCGTGACTTTCACAATCGGCGGCATCAGTGGCGTCATGCTCGGCATGATCCCGATCGACATACACGTGTCGGACACGTACTTCATCGTCGCGCACATCCACTTCGTGCTCTTCGGCGGATCGGTCTTCACGATCTTCGCCGGGATCTATCACTGGTTCCCGAAGATGACCGGACGGATGTATGACGAGAAGCTCGGCCGCGTCCATTTCTGGGGCACGGTCATCGGCACCTGGGGTACCTTCGTGCCGATGCACTGGATCGGCATGGACGGCATGCCGCGACGTGTCGCCGACTACGCCAGCCAGTACGGCGACTGGAACCTCTTCATCTCGGTCTTCGCCTTCATCCTCGGCTCGGTCCAGCTCGTCTTCTTCTACAACATGATCGTCAGCTGGCGGTTCGGCCCGAAGGCCGGCGACAACCCCTGGCGCTCGAACACGATCGAGTGGCAGGTCAGTTCGCCGCCGCCGGTCTTCAACTTCGACGAGATCCCGCGTGTGGTCGGCGGTCCTTACGAGTTCGGCACCCCCGGTGCGCGCCACGCAATCATGGGTGGCGAGACACCAGCCGACATCCCGGAGCCGAAACCGACCACAGTGACCGCACCTTCATGAAACCGCTGGTCCTATTCCTGAACGAGGTTGCCGGTGGGCGAAAGCTGCTCAAGGCTACGCTGGAGCGGGCCGATGAGGCGTCCTACGTGGTCGTTGTCGCGCCCCAGAACCAGCCGACCGCAGGTCAGCTCTTCAGCCCTGAAGAGGCGAATGAGGCTGCGCGCACCCGGGTCGACGTGACCCTGGCCGTGCTCGACGAATTCGGCATCGACGCCGTCGGTGAGGTTCTCGACCCCGCTTCCGATCTGGCCCTGGGCGACGCGATCCGCAGCCACCGTCCTTCCGAAGTCCTGCTTTCCTGCCTCTACGACAGTCGCTTCGGCCTCACCCGCCGGGCGCTGGAGGAGTGGGCCGAGCTCACGTTCGAGCCCGATACCAAGATCACGCACATCCCGGTGCGGATCGAGGACGACTCGATCAGCCAGGAAGTGACGCACACCCTGGTGGTCGCCAACCAGACGCTTTCCAGCCCCGATCTTGCTGAACGCCTGATCGATCGTTCGAAGGAGCGCCCACACCGCTTCACGATCATCGCTCCGGAAACCGATGGCGTGCCGATGAACAAGGTCGCTCGTGACCTCGCCGGCTTGATGTCCGCGCTCTACCGAGAGGACATCGACGCCACCGGCCAGCCGATGAGCCCCGATCCTTTCACTTCGATCCAGGACTCGATTGCTCACTACCGGGTCGACGATGTACTGATCTCGACCCTCAGCGGCGAGCAGTCCCGTTGGCTGGAACAAGATTTGGTCGGCCGTGTCCGCGAGGTCACCGACAAGCCGGTCGCCCACCACGAGGCCGGGCGCTCGCCCGAAACCGTGGCCACCGTGGTCGCCGAAGGCGAGCCTGTTGAAGCCCAATCGAGCGATGCGGAATCCGGCGATACCCAGCCCGCAGACACCGGGAAAGACGAGGCCTGAGAGATGGAAAGCGCCTCAGTCGCACTCGGCCACGGCCACGCTGAAGACGATCATCACCACGGACCGCCCGAGGCCAATCAGAGCGCCCGGATTGATCGCTCGGTCCTCGGCATTCTGCTGTTCATCCTTTCCGAGGTCATGCTGTTCGGCGCGTTCTTCGCCGCCTACTTCTTCCTCCGGGTCGTGGTCAGCCCCGATACCTGGCCGCCGGTCGGCGTTGAACTCCCGGTCCTCGTTGCCGGCATCAATACCGTGGTGCTGGTCTCTTCCAGTTTCGCGGTCCATTACGCGCTCGAAGCGATCAAGCACGACAACCACCGCGGCCTGAAGCTCGGCCTCGGCATCACCTGGCTGCTCGGCGCGACCTTCCTCTTCATCCAGATCAACGAATACATCCACATCGGCTTCTCGCCGCGTGACGGTGCCTTCGGCACGATCTTCTTCAGCCTCACCGGCCTGCATGGTGCCCACGTGTTCATCGGGCTGCTGCTGCTGACCTTCGCCAACATCCGCGCCTGGCGGGGTCACTTCGGACCGGAACAGAAGGACCACCTGGGTGTCGAAGTGCCGGGGATCTACTGGCACTTCGTCGACATCATGTGGATCATCGTGTTCCTGGCCGTCTACATCATCTAGTCCCGCCGGGAATAGACTCGGCTTCGTGGGCAATCCGCTTACATCTGAAGGTGCTGCTTTCCGCTGGTTCCTTGTGGTGCTGATCGCCGCGGTCTCGGTCGGGATCGTTGCCAAGGTGTTCGGATCGACGCCCGCGATCTTCTACGGGATGGCCCTGATCGCCATCGTCTCGGTGGTCATCGCCAAAGGAATGGCCCACCTGCTCGGCAACCCGGAGAACGACGAGCCTCCGGCGGATGAAGATCCGCCTGCGGGAGCCCCACCGGCCTAGCGCGAAGGATGTGCGATCGGTGTCGTATATCGACACCAAACGCACATCATTCGTCGGGAGCTGATCGTCGGGTCCGGGCTTCGAGCTGGCCGGCGGCGGCGACCGACCAGAGGATCGAGACCCAGGTGAGCGTCGCCACGGCGACGTGGACCCAGACCAGGGCCGCAGGCAGTTCAAGCAGCCACTGGGTGATGCCGATCGTGATCTGGAGGCAGATCAGGCCGAAGGCGACGGTGAGCGGCTTGATCGCGCGGCGGTCGCCGCCCTGGCGCCGGAGGATGAAGATCACGGCGAGCACCGAGAGAGCGAAGAGCACCGCCATCGTCGCGTGACGCTGGGCGATCCACTCGAGGGTGTCCTTGCCCTGGAACTCGAAACGGTGGACCAGCTCTTCGTTGTGGTCGCCGGGGTGGGGGCCCGAGGCCGTGGTGATCGTGCCGAGGAAGATGGTGAACTGGCCGATCGGGATCAGGCAGCGTGTGGCCCAGACCCCGAGCCGGTCGGTCGAGAAGCGACGCTCGCCGACTTCATACCGGGAGCACCAGAAGAGGGCGAAGGCGGCATCGATCAGGATCATCGAGAGCAGGAAGTGGCCGATCACCAGCTCCGGCGGCAGGTGGTACTCGACCACGAAGGCGCCCAGTACCGCCTGGCCGATCACCCCGAGCGGCAGCAGCCCGCCGAAGAGGGCCAGGTGCCAGCGGTAGGGCCGGCGGACAAAGGCGAGCAGCGAGGCGGCGATCACGGCGATTCCGACGAAGCCGGTGAGCACGCGGTTGCCGTATTCGATCACCGCGTTGAGCTGGGCGGGGGCGACGTAGCCGCCGTAACACTTGGGCCAGTCGGGGCAGCCGAGGCCGGAAGCGGAGAGCCGCACGGCCGAGCCGGTGAGGACGATCAGGATCAGCGCGACCAGCGCGATCATCGTCACCTGGGCGTAGCGTTCGGGGGATATCTGGACGCGTTTCAGCATTGGCCCGGAATCCTTTTAGTGTCGGCGCCGGGAGGCGCGGGACTGGTTCAGCTCTTGGCGCCGTCGGCCGCGGTTGACGACATCAGGAACTGGATGAGCTGCTCGAGCTGGTCCGGCGGGATCGTGTCGAAGCCGGGCATGACCGCGTTCTCGTAGCCCGGGGCTTTGGTCTTTTGGGGGTCGAGGATCGCTTCCTCGATCTCGGCCTTGCTCATCCCGGGAATCACTTCGTCGAGGTTGGGTCCGACCACGCCGGCCGACTGCGCCGCGGCCAGGACATGACAGCTGCCACAGCCGTTGTTGGCGAAGACCTGGGCGCCAGAACCTTCGCCGGGCGCCTTGGGAGGTGCGGCTCCGGGCACGCCGGCGTAACGGGCGATGTAGGCGGCGACGTCATCGAGGTCGTTGCCTTCGACCAGGCCGGCCGGCATCGAGACCCCGGGGAAGTTCGCTTCGGACGGCCGCGGATCTTCGACCTGGGCCTCTACGACGCCGCGGATCGTGTCTTCGTCCATGCCGACTTCGCGCATCGCGGCGAACGCTGCGTCGAGGTCCGGGCCCTGCTGGCCGACGCTGGCGGCGGCGGCCATCTTGTGGCAGGTACCGCACTTGGCGTTGAAGAGCTGGCGGCCGCGGTCCTGGAAGTCACCGTTGATCGGCGCTGAATCAGAGGTTCCGCAGCCGGCGAGCACGATCATCGCCAGACCGGCCGTGGCCAGGAGCAGGCTGATCTTGGACTTGAGCTTGGTGGCAGGCATAAAGGAAGGCGAAGCTTGGCCATTCTATATATCGCGGCGGCTTCCACGGGCTGCGATGATCAGTTAAGCTGGCAACGATCGTCACAAGCAGACAGAGAACTTCAGAGAGGGACTAAATTGCAGGTCAGCGTCGGGATGTCAGAAGTGGTTCTCCGGGTCGGTCCGAGTCACACGCTCCGCGAAGCGGCGACGAAGATGACCGAACAGGGGATCGGAGCGGCGATCGTCGAAGACGAGAACTGGCCGGTTCCGCGGATCCTCACGGAGCGGGACATCCTCAAGGCGATCGGCACCGGGCGCGATCCCGACGTCGAACTGGTCAGCGATCACATGAGCGAGAGCGTGATCACGGCGGGACCCGAGTGGAGCATGGAGCGCGCGGCGACGGAGATGTCGCGCCGGAAGATCCGCCACCTGGCGATCTACAAGGACGGAGAACTCATCGGCGTCCTCTCAATGCGAGACATCATGCGCGTCTGGACCGCGGAAGGCGCCACAGCCCAAAGGCCTGAGTGACCTGAGGCGGCGGTGGCGACCTGAGGCAGCGGGCGGCCCTCAGGAACGACCTGAGCTCGCCTGGGCTTCGTCGACACTCGCTCGGCTTGCTCATTGACGGAAGTCAAATCGCTTCGCCGGCTCGTTTACTCCTCGCCAGCCACGCTTAGGACGTCCCTGTGCACCACCCACTTACGAACCGTGAAAAAGCCGAGTCGTGGGTGCCTTATGGCGGCGAGACCACGAAAGTCCCCGATAATCCCGGACTTTCGTGGTCTCGCCGGTCTGTCCCTTAGCCGGAGCTTCGAAGTGACCGGGATCGAGGCCATCTCACGGCCCTTATCGAGGTCACTTCCCGGAAAGTCGGCCAAAAGCCGTGACGGATACGCGGGCTGACCACGTACCGCTGACTTGTAGGCAATCCACTTCTCTAAACAGGGTTTTCCCGGAGGGAACAACCCTGCCTTATTCAGAACTGTGAGGTCTTTGAGAGGGCAAAAACTTCAGGATTGTTCTCCTGATCAAGTCTTGCCCGCCACCCGCGGTAGACCGACCTACTCGCGAGTTGGAGCGCTGAAGCTCTCCACAGGCAGTTCCGCGCGGGCGTCGCCCTGTTCGCGGGGCAGGCTGTAGAAGGCGCGTGATCCCTTGCGGGACATGCTGCGGATCGCGCCGACGAAGAAGATGAAGCCGGCGAGGCCGTAGGCCCAGGCCGGGAACATGAAGTCGTTGGCGAAGAGTCCGGCCAGCATTCCCATCACGCCGAGTGCGAAGAACGCCGGGCCCCAGGAAGGAGCCGGCAGCTGGATCGTCTCGGTCGGCACGATGATCTGTTCGGAGTCGCTCATGCGGCGATGTAGAACATTGCGAACAGGAAACTGACGGCGAATACGGTCGCCGAACCGGCACCGATCAGCATGCCGGTCGAGAAATTGGATTTCGAAGTCTGACGGTCCATGGACAGAGTTTTATCAGGCGACGGCGTCGACGGCCATGGCCACGAACAACAGGGCCAGGTAGGCGAGCGAATAGAGGTAGGTGCGCAGGGTAAGCGCCGCCGAGGGCTTGCGCCAGAGCGCGAAGGAGAACCCGAAGAACACCGTTCCGAGCACGATCGCCGAGGCGAGGTAGAACGGCCCCAGGAGCCCGGTGCAGTAAGGGCCGACCGTGAATCCGATCATGAAGACCGTGTAGATCAGGATCTGGAGGCGGGTGGCCGCCTCGCCCTTGACCACCGGCAGCATCGGTATTCCGGTGCGTTCGTAATCGTCCTTGATCATCAGGGAGAGCGCCCAGAAGTGGGGCGGGGTCCAGAAGAAGACGATCAGGAAGGGCCAGAGCGCTTCCCAGCTGAGGGTCCCGGCCGCCGCGGCCCATCCGACCAGCGGCGGCATCGCACCGGCGCTGCCGCCGATCACGATGTTCTGCGGCGTCAGCGGCTTCAGCCAGAGGGTGTAGAGGAAGACGTAACCGAGCAGGCCGACCATCGCGAGGCTGGCCGCAAGGAGGTTGACCGTCAGCCAGAGCTGGAAAAAGGCGATCACACCGAGCGAGATGCCGAAGATCAGTCCGTGGAGAGGAGCGATCCGGCCGTTGACCAGGGGCCGGGAGTCAGTCCGGGCCATGTGGGCGTCACGCTTGCGGTCGATGTAATGGTTGATCGCTCCGGCGCCGCCGGCCGCGAGGTAGCCACCGAGCATCGTCCAGAGGATCAGCGAAAGCGCGGGGCCTGATGGGTCGGCCACATACATCGTGGCCACCGTGGTCAGCAGCAACAGACTGATGACCCGGGGCTTGGTCAGGGTGATGTAGTCGCGAACGATCGCAACCGCGTCATGGAACGGGTTGGCGGGAGCCGTCTCTACTGTCTGGGATACGCGCGTCGTCCGCGCATCGGCGCTGCCGATCATGAATTCAGGCTACCGGCTGGGGTTCGTCGGCCACCTCGGTGGCTTCGGCGTCGCGGCGGGCGAGGGCGTCGCGGATATCGCGCATCGGCTGGGTCGAGCGCACGTCCGGCAGCACGTCGAAATTGTGTTCGACCGGGGGCGAAAGGGTCAGCCATTCGAGCGAGTCGCCGCGCCACGGATCGGGTGTCGCCACGGCGCCTTCGGTCCGGCTCTTGATCAGGTTGCCGACGGCCATGACGATGCCGACCATGAGGATCAGAGTGCCGAAGACGGCGATCAGGTTGTAGATGTCGACGTCCTCGCTGGCGTAGAAGCGGTAGGCGTCGGTCACCTGTCCGGAGACGCCGGCCGCGAACAGCGGCAGCAGTGCGATCAGAGTGCCGGCAAACATGACACCGAAGGAGATCTTGGCCCGCTCCTCGTTGAGCATCCGGCCGGTGATCTTCGGGTACCAGTAACTGACCGCGGCCAGACCGCCGAAGATGGCGAACCCGATCAGCGCGAAGTGCGTGGCCGCCCACGCGTCATAGGTGTGCTGGAGCTGGGTGCCGACGGCGATCGTCGACTGGGAGATCTCCACGGCCAGCCCGATGGAAGCCAGCGAGAGTGCCCCCATGGCGTAACGTAGCGGCGCCCGCATGTGGAAATCGCTCGAGGCGACGGTACTGATCAGGTTGTAGAAGATCAGGCCGAACGGCACGATCAGCGAGATCGAGACCAGCATCGCGAAGTACTTCCAGCCGCTGGGCAGCGGAGCGGTGATCATGTTCTGGGTCCAGGCGAGCGTGCCGAGGACCGCGATCGCTACCAGTGAGCCGATGACCGCGCCGCGGCCGGGCAGCTCGCGGCGGGTGAAGGACTGGACGATCTCCGAGATCGCGGCCAGCATGGTCACGGCGATGATCATGTAGCCGGCGGTGAAGTAGATGTAAGTCATGTGCTGCCAAAGCAGCGGCGCCCCGCCGGAACCGCCGGCGAAGAAAGCGCCGCCCAGCCGCCGGTCGATCATCAGCATCGTCAGCGCGGCCAGCATGATCGGCGCGACCACGACCATCAGCCAGGTGACGATCGCGGCGGCCCAGGTGAAGATCGGGGCGCGGCGCCAGGCCATGCCGGGGGCCCGCAGGTTGTGCAGGGTGGTGAGCAGGTCGATCGAGATCAGCAGCAGGCCGAGGACGATCATCGCGGTCGAGGAGATCCAGACGTCGACGCCGTTGTTCGGCGTGAATGCGAGCTCGGAGAGCGGCGGCAGCGGGTTGATCCCGGCTTCCGGCGGTGTGAAGAGGAATGCTGCGTAGAGCATGATGCCGCCGAGCAGGAAGAGCCACATCCCGGACTGGCCGAGGCGCGGCAGGGCGGTTCCGCGGCTGCCGATCTGAAGCGGCACGACGTAGTAGAAGAGTCCGATGCAGAGCGGCAGAGCAAAGAGGAAGATCGCGGTTTCGCCGTAGACCGAGAGCAGACGGTCGAACGTGACCGCGTTGAGGAAGACGTTCTCTGGGACCGACAGCTGGATCCGCAGGAGCAACAGCTCGAGTGCGGCCAGGAAGAGCGAGCCGAAGGCGGTCGTCAGAAGGACCGAGGCGATCGACTTATGGTCGGCGCTGGTGGCGATCTGGGCCCAGCGCGGGCGCGGGTCGGTGTCCGGCAGGTTCGAGATCTCGGGCCTGGTCGGCGGCATCGTGGTCGGGTAACTGCCCATCAGCTCTGCCCGTCCCCGGCACTCTTGGCCGTGTCGGTGTTGTTGGTCGCCGCTTCTTTATGGATCTTGGCGGTGTTTTCGGCCACGGCTTTGTTCTTACGCTCGACCGTGTCCTGGGCCGCCTGGATGTCGGCACCCAGCTGCTTCACGTAAATCTCGTACTGATCGGGTGAGACGACGCTGACCTCGATCGACATCGTCGAGTAACCCTGGCCGGAGAGGACAGCGGAGCGCCCGTTGTAAATGCCCTCGTCATCGGCGCGGAAGTAGACCCAGTTGGTCTTGCCCGGCACGGCATCGGCCTTGCCGGTGAGCGAAGGTACGTTCCAGCCGTGGATCACGTCAGTCGACTTGAGCTTGAGGGCCACGGTCACGCCGGCCGGTACGACCAGGCGCCGGTAGCTGAAGGCGCCATTCGGATAGCTGAAGCGCCAGAGCCACTGCTGTCCCGTCGCTTCGATTTCGAGCTGGTCGTCGCCGGTCATGCCGGCGACGGTCTCGGTGCTGACCGGGACCACACGGGACTGGTCGGAGAAGACGGTGGCGGTGACGAAAATCGCAAGCGCGACGACGCCGAGTCCGAGCCCGACCTTGAGCTGGCCGCCCTTCTTTACGGTGGCGCCGTCACCCGGGATGTGACGGTGCCGCGGCCGGGCGGCACGAAGGATCGCGAGATTGACCACCACAATGATGATTCCGATGACCACGAACAGGATCCAGTACAGCGTGTTCGCTTTATCGATCCCGGCGGAACCCGCATCGGGATTGAGCGAAAGGGCGGTCGCCGGACCGGCGAACGCGGCGATTCCGGTCAGAAATCCGGCCAGTGCAATGGACAGAGAGACGATTTTTCGTGGGCGAGGCAGCAAGGCCGGGCCATTCTAATCGGAAGAGCCGGACAGGGGCCTTGGCGCCGTTCGCCCCGACGCCCGGGCGTCGCCTAATCTGTTAGTCCCGGATGAGATTGCCGACCGCATTCAAGCCTCGCATCCCTTCGGCCAGAACCACAGTCCGGTTCAGTGCCGTGGGAGCTCTGGTTGCCGCGATACTGATTCCGCACGTGCGGCGGCAGCTCCGCGTTCCGGCTTCCGTGACCGTCGCTTCAACCGTCGCCGCGCCGCTGGCGATCGCCGTACTGTGGCCGCGATCGAAGAAACGGGACCTCGGTCTCTTCTTCGGACAGATGTGGGCCTTCGCGGTCAGTCATGAACTTCCCTACGACAATCCGGACCGCCTGCGGGAGCGGCTGCGCATCGAATACCCGATCAAGGTCGACCGCTGGATCGGTCGGGGGGTACTGCCCAACGCCCGCCTGCAGCGCGCCGTTCACGCCGGGCCGGCGGGCGACGCGGTGACCAAGGTCGCGGCCTGGGTCCACTGGCTCTGGTTCATCGAGCCTTACGGCGCGCTGTTCTGGATCCTCCTGCGCAAGAACGCGATGTTCCCGCAGTCGGCCCGTCAGATGGCGGCGGTCTTCGACATCGGCTGCGCTCTCTACTTCCTCGTGCCGACCGCGCCGCCCTGGTGGGCCTCCGAGAACGGCTACACAAGGCAACCCGTCGAGTCGCGCCGGCAGCTCGAGCACGAGTCGGGCATCGATGTCGACGAAACCGTGCATCGCGTCATGGTCGAGTTCGGGGAGGACCTGTGGGGCCCGAGCTGGACCCGGGTATTCGGCACCCTGAACGGCAACCCCTGGGCGGCAATGCCGTCGATCCACTTCGCCACGGCCGTGATGGCGGCCATCCTGGTCAGCGATGCCGGTGGCAAGATCGAAGGGGTCGTCGCCTGGGGCTACGCGGTGACACTCGGTTTCTCCCTGGTCTACCTCGGTGAGCATTACGTCACCGACCTGATCGCCGGGGCCGGAGTCGTCGCCATCGCACGCAACGCGGAGCCGCTGACCCGCCCGCTGGTCCGGCTGATCAACAACCGCATGCGCCGCCTCGAAGCGATTGCCGCTAGCTAGCATGGGCTCTCCCGGGTGGCTTCGATAACTGAAGAAAAAGAGAGAGCAGTCGTCGATCCCGGGGAGGAAGACGAAGGCGACGGGCTTCCCGTCATCTCGACGAGGGCCGCGGTCCAGACCGTGCTGATCATCGCGGTCCTGATCGTCGGCATCTACTTCCTGTTGCCGAAGCTGGTCGGCTTCGGCGACGCGATCGGCATGCTCAAGGAGGCGAGCGCGGTCTGGGT
Coding sequences within:
- a CDS encoding heme A synthase; translated protein: MLKRVQISPERYAQVTMIALVALILIVLTGSAVRLSASGLGCPDWPKCYGGYVAPAQLNAVIEYGNRVLTGFVGIAVIAASLLAFVRRPYRWHLALFGGLLPLGVIGQAVLGAFVVEYHLPPELVIGHFLLSMILIDAAFALFWCSRYEVGERRFSTDRLGVWATRCLIPIGQFTIFLGTITTASGPHPGDHNEELVHRFEFQGKDTLEWIAQRHATMAVLFALSVLAVIFILRRQGGDRRAIKPLTVAFGLICLQITIGITQWLLELPAALVWVHVAVATLTWVSILWSVAAAGQLEARTRRSAPDE
- a CDS encoding cbb3-type cytochrome c oxidase subunit I, with amino-acid sequence MGSYPTTMPPTRPEISNLPDTDPRPRWAQIATSADHKSIASVLLTTAFGSLFLAALELLLLRIQLSVPENVFLNAVTFDRLLSVYGETAIFLFALPLCIGLFYYVVPLQIGSRGTALPRLGQSGMWLFLLGGIMLYAAFLFTPPEAGINPLPPLSELAFTPNNGVDVWISSTAMIVLGLLLISIDLLTTLHNLRAPGMAWRRAPIFTWAAAIVTWLMVVVAPIMLAALTMLMIDRRLGGAFFAGGSGGAPLLWQHMTYIYFTAGYMIIAVTMLAAISEIVQSFTRRELPGRGAVIGSLVAIAVLGTLAWTQNMITAPLPSGWKYFAMLVSISLIVPFGLIFYNLISTVASSDFHMRAPLRYAMGALSLASIGLAVEISQSTIAVGTQLQHTYDAWAATHFALIGFAIFGGLAAVSYWYPKITGRMLNEERAKISFGVMFAGTLIALLPLFAAGVSGQVTDAYRFYASEDVDIYNLIAVFGTLILMVGIVMAVGNLIKSRTEGAVATPDPWRGDSLEWLTLSPPVEHNFDVLPDVRSTQPMRDIRDALARRDAEATEVADEPQPVA
- the coxB gene encoding cytochrome c oxidase subunit II encodes the protein MTRLPYLKLVLATLAFGTVLSVVMLIPNWFGEEGSTAAPEIDRLLDVTIILSSYIFAGVCVALGYALIKWRVKPGDESDGLPIHGNTKLEIIWTMIPLVIVLGLGAYSWIVLDDIEAKDNDAQIINVYSQQFAWTFGYPEEGNKWSEGELHVPVDRQAIFKLNAQDVLHSFWVPEWRIKKDNVPGITTEAVVTPDKIGHYQIVCTELCGFGHATMRALVVVESEADFAKWVKGLSQEVPQTLELTADQALKVEQEAQAKEGGIGGSGVDETGKDNVDQS
- a CDS encoding cytochrome c oxidase subunit II — encoded protein: MLPRPRKIVSLSIALAGFLTGIAAFAGPATALSLNPDAGSAGIDKANTLYWILFVVIGIIIVVVNLAILRAARPRHRHIPGDGATVKKGGQLKVGLGLGVVALAIFVTATVFSDQSRVVPVSTETVAGMTGDDQLEIEATGQQWLWRFSYPNGAFSYRRLVVPAGVTVALKLKSTDVIHGWNVPSLTGKADAVPGKTNWVYFRADDEGIYNGRSAVLSGQGYSTMSIEVSVVSPDQYEIYVKQLGADIQAAQDTVERKNKAVAENTAKIHKEAATNNTDTAKSAGDGQS
- a CDS encoding CBS domain-containing protein, with the translated sequence MQVSVGMSEVVLRVGPSHTLREAATKMTEQGIGAAIVEDENWPVPRILTERDILKAIGTGRDPDVELVSDHMSESVITAGPEWSMERAATEMSRRKIRHLAIYKDGELIGVLSMRDIMRVWTAEGATAQRPE
- a CDS encoding heme-copper oxidase subunit III, giving the protein MESASVALGHGHAEDDHHHGPPEANQSARIDRSVLGILLFILSEVMLFGAFFAAYFFLRVVVSPDTWPPVGVELPVLVAGINTVVLVSSSFAVHYALEAIKHDNHRGLKLGLGITWLLGATFLFIQINEYIHIGFSPRDGAFGTIFFSLTGLHGAHVFIGLLLLTFANIRAWRGHFGPEQKDHLGVEVPGIYWHFVDIMWIIVFLAVYII
- a CDS encoding cbb3-type cytochrome c oxidase subunit I: MAMAIRQPGWYRGAIGTLLGAAFGFFLVIGLRALMGLDIYQTEQTGYPHIVVPLITAPFGFLFGLGAFDYWFRWAAGKPTIPEDHSGHGATKWQDYFKFNTDHKVIGTQYVVTTMFFFLIGGLLALMMRAELAQPGSQIVAANTFNGLFSTHAVIMIFLFVIPVFAGLANYVLPLMIGAPDMAFPRLNALSFWLLPIAGVIFISSFLAPGGAFDAGWTGYAPLSTGAPLGQSFFNIGVQFAGASSIATALNFLVTIITMRAPGMNLWRMPLLVWANMSTSLLVVGATPFIAGAQFMVLLDRVLGMNFFEFLEGGDVLSYQHIFWFYSHPAVYIMMLPGFGIVSEIISTHARKPVFGYRLMALALIGIVVLSYSVWAHHMFVAGMFDWLRVPIMITTMLIAVPTGIKIFSWLGTLFYGKIHVYSTAMLFALAFIVTFTIGGISGVMLGMIPIDIHVSDTYFIVAHIHFVLFGGSVFTIFAGIYHWFPKMTGRMYDEKLGRVHFWGTVIGTWGTFVPMHWIGMDGMPRRVADYASQYGDWNLFISVFAFILGSVQLVFFYNMIVSWRFGPKAGDNPWRSNTIEWQVSSPPPVFNFDEIPRVVGGPYEFGTPGARHAIMGGETPADIPEPKPTTVTAPS
- a CDS encoding protoheme IX farnesyltransferase; its protein translation is MIGSADARTTRVSQTVETAPANPFHDAVAIVRDYITLTKPRVISLLLLTTVATMYVADPSGPALSLILWTMLGGYLAAGGAGAINHYIDRKRDAHMARTDSRPLVNGRIAPLHGLIFGISLGVIAFFQLWLTVNLLAASLAMVGLLGYVFLYTLWLKPLTPQNIVIGGSAGAMPPLVGWAAAAGTLSWEALWPFLIVFFWTPPHFWALSLMIKDDYERTGIPMLPVVKGEAATRLQILIYTVFMIGFTVGPYCTGLLGPFYLASAIVLGTVFFGFSFALWRKPSAALTLRTYLYSLAYLALLFVAMAVDAVA
- a CDS encoding cytochrome c: MPATKLKSKISLLLATAGLAMIVLAGCGTSDSAPINGDFQDRGRQLFNAKCGTCHKMAAAASVGQQGPDLDAAFAAMREVGMDEDTIRGVVEAQVEDPRPSEANFPGVSMPAGLVEGNDLDDVAAYIARYAGVPGAAPPKAPGEGSGAQVFANNGCGSCHVLAAAQSAGVVGPNLDEVIPGMSKAEIEEAILDPQKTKAPGYENAVMPGFDTIPPDQLEQLIQFLMSSTAADGAKS